Proteins from one Rosa chinensis cultivar Old Blush chromosome 7, RchiOBHm-V2, whole genome shotgun sequence genomic window:
- the LOC112177494 gene encoding protein disulfide-isomerase-like: MLADCVLDCENGSSVKEEFNVEALEKFLEESSSAVVTEFNNDPDNHPFVIKFFNGPNDKAMLFLNFSSDVADAFKSKYREEAEKYKGEGISFLVGDLEASQGAFQYFGLTEDQVPLIIIQTNDRQKFLKPHLEPDHISVRVKEYKDGKVSPYKKSEPILEKNDDPVKVVVAESLQDIIFKSGKNVLL, from the coding sequence GAATTCAATGTAGAGGCTCTAGAGAAGTTCCTTGAAGAATCTAGCTCGGCAGTTGTTACAGAATTCAACAATGACCCAGACAACCACCCTTTTGTTATCAAGTTCTTCAATGGTCCAAATGATAAGGCTATGTTGTTTCTGAACTTCAGCAGTGATGTTGCTGATGCTTTTAAATCAAAGTATCGTGAAGAAGCTGAGAAATACAAAGGAGAGGGCATAAGTTTTTTAGTTGGAGATCTAGAGGCTAGTCAAGGTGCCTTCCAGTACTTTGGACTTACAGAAGACCAAGTGCCTCTCATCATCATACAGACCAATGACAGACAAAAGTTTTTGAAACCACATTTGGAGCCAGATCATATTTCAGTTAGGGTGAAGGAATACAAGGATGGGAAAGTATCACCATACAAAAAGTCTGAACCCATCCTTGAGAAGAACGATGACCCTGTTAAAGTTGTAGTCGCTGAGAGCCTCCAGGACATTATTTTCAAGTCTGGGAAAAATGTGCTACTCTAG
- the LOC112177495 gene encoding short-chain dehydrogenase/reductase 2b, translating into MAETTINFGSKKIAVVTGANKGIGLEISKQLASKGVGVVLTARDAKRGTEAAESLKASGFSDVVFHQLDVTAPTSIASLANFLKTQFRKLDILVNNAGVLGSVFLADDIAGPDNVKQNTVQTYETAADCLKTNYYGIKQLTEALVPLLQKSEAPKIVNVSSTLGQLRLISNEKAKKELGDADNLTEEKVDKLVEEFLEDVKHDSIESKGWPLDISAYIVSKAALNAYTRVVAKKYPHIAINAVSPGYTKTDLNNNTGILTVEEAALGPVKLALIAETGISGLFFDRTEDSTFD; encoded by the exons ATGGCGGAAACTACCATCAATTTTGGGTCAAAGAa GATTGCAGTTGTTACTGGAGCCAACAAAGGGATTGGACTTGAGATTAGTAAGCAATTAGCTTCTAAAGGAGTTGGGGTGGTATTAACAGCAAGAGATGCGAAGAGAGGAACAGAAGCAGCTGAAAGCCTAAAGGCTTCTGGTTTCTCCGATGTGGTCTTCCATCAGCTAGATGTAACTGCCCCAACTAGCATTGCTTCTTTGGCAAACTTTCTCAAAACGCAATTCAGAAAGCTTGACATATTG GTTAACAATGCAGGAGTCCTTGGATCTGTATTCCTCGCAGACGACATAGCTGGGCCTGACAAT GTTAAACAAAATACAGTGCAAACTTACGAGACAGCGGCGGATTGTTTGAAAACAAACTATTATGGAATCAAGCAACTCACAGAAGCACTTGTTCCACTACTTCAAAAATCAGAAGCTCCAAAGATAGTCAATGTCTCTTCCACACTGGGACAGCTAAGA CTTATTTCAAATGAGAAAGCAAAGAAGGAGCTAGGAGATGCGGATAACCTCACCGAGGAGAAAGTGGACAAGCTAGTTGAGGAATTTCTAGAGGATGTGAAGCATGATTCGATAGAATCCAAAGGATGGCCTTTAGATATATCTGCCTACATTGTATCGAAAGCAGCTCTTAATGCTTATACAAGAGTCGTGGCAAAGAAGTATCCCCACATTGCTATTAACGCAGTTAGTCCAGGTTATACCAAAACAGATCTCAACAATAATACTGGGATTCTCACAGTTGAAGAAGCTGCACTTGGTCCTGTGAAGCTAGCTTTGATAGCCGAAACTGGAATTTCAGGCCTCTTCTTTGACCGGACTGAAGACTCAACCTTTGATTGA